A genomic segment from Streptomyces sp. NBC_00237 encodes:
- a CDS encoding M4 family metallopeptidase translates to MHKTRVRAVRPGITSAGISKGVAATFAAAALLAGVVPAAQAAPAAPAGPTAEVIPGTDTATPALVDGINEPAKATGSAADAAVGHLAEKQGRYRIGNPQGNLKAVSAQNKGGTETVRLQQRYKGLEVLGGEYVVRMENKGGKRNVVGTSGKYFTALSTGTTATVSEKTAVQRAVAAVARELGGKNLTLKDVRKAEGQKSAAATALTGTAGKLVVLPQGKGVLTRQVTVKGNDPVTGEAVLRQVYIDAKAGFPVLQYSSIKTFGAPKQAKGAAPKGAVTPAASAAKALGPGDATGTGVKTDGTKVDLNLYYDTSRKEYTLSDYVRMQGSSKNPITTWDARGVEADDAAGKWPSGIKEFGSPVQEFGKDATDAGAIDAQWAATEVYDYYKSKHNRDSLDGRGMTINSLVGVTNGGQSWVNAFWDGSKMVYGSGDDEYKPLASDVDVVGHEMTHGVVENTANLVYVGQSGALNEAVADYFGNAIDTNSSGTSMDDPNSGLLGEDLCRTLPGKECALRDLNDGRTTSKDFLGVSYDVDNGGVHLNSTIFSGALWDIRQDIDKDLADRIVYKALAEYLTPLDGFTEGRNAVVAAAKDLKVSAKDLKVITRSFNAHGIVAGWEDALGMDSDTLLGKLNTSGTGAGAGGGQYAVSKSNDDGSEPYSVYTGRTDGKGSPKLVSPNDGRFHVYPATDGKNVVWAAFGTTSIDVLVRPVAGGPIKKVWSSSTGLQGLRIDGDLVVWEENDPFGGRHAAYKNLKTNEQAYVDGGRYHLSSALPSVKNGKVAYAKLWPVGGQYKLDVELLDTATKKTSVLPQNAAVEGLGQTGLSKTHVSWLVDEVATDGGQMAVRRANLDGTKLLDLSPETGAKALYAFDLTASEEAVTVNASLPDTQYRNETLPKLWQFDAAGIREGERVSCNRGDQVGASADTGKRVVWIDGTTSNTDLVVRDRAAGRC, encoded by the coding sequence GTGCACAAGACCCGAGTGCGTGCCGTCAGACCTGGCATCACAAGTGCCGGTATATCCAAGGGGGTTGCCGCGACGTTCGCCGCGGCGGCCCTCCTCGCAGGCGTCGTTCCCGCCGCGCAGGCCGCCCCCGCGGCCCCGGCAGGACCGACCGCCGAGGTGATCCCGGGGACGGACACCGCGACCCCGGCCCTCGTCGACGGAATCAACGAGCCCGCGAAGGCGACCGGCAGCGCCGCCGACGCCGCCGTCGGACACTTGGCCGAAAAGCAGGGCCGCTACCGGATCGGCAATCCCCAGGGCAACCTGAAGGCCGTCTCCGCGCAGAACAAGGGCGGCACCGAGACCGTCCGCCTCCAGCAGCGGTACAAGGGCCTGGAAGTCCTCGGCGGCGAGTACGTCGTACGCATGGAGAACAAGGGCGGCAAGCGCAACGTCGTCGGCACCTCCGGCAAGTACTTCACCGCGCTGTCGACCGGCACCACCGCCACGGTCTCCGAGAAGACCGCCGTGCAGCGCGCCGTCGCCGCCGTCGCCCGCGAGCTGGGCGGCAAGAACCTCACCCTGAAGGACGTCCGCAAGGCCGAGGGCCAGAAGTCCGCGGCCGCCACCGCCCTCACCGGCACCGCGGGCAAGCTCGTCGTCCTCCCGCAGGGCAAGGGCGTCCTGACCCGCCAGGTCACCGTCAAGGGCAACGACCCGGTGACCGGCGAGGCCGTGCTCCGCCAGGTCTACATCGACGCGAAGGCCGGATTCCCGGTCCTCCAGTACAGCTCGATCAAGACCTTCGGCGCCCCGAAGCAGGCCAAGGGCGCGGCCCCGAAGGGTGCCGTCACGCCCGCCGCGTCCGCCGCGAAGGCGCTCGGCCCCGGCGACGCCACCGGCACCGGCGTCAAGACCGACGGCACCAAGGTCGACCTGAACCTCTACTACGACACGTCGCGCAAGGAGTACACGCTCAGCGACTACGTCCGTATGCAGGGCAGCTCCAAGAACCCGATCACCACCTGGGACGCCCGTGGCGTCGAGGCGGACGACGCGGCCGGCAAGTGGCCTTCGGGGATCAAGGAGTTCGGCTCGCCCGTCCAGGAGTTCGGCAAGGACGCCACCGACGCGGGCGCCATCGACGCCCAGTGGGCCGCCACCGAGGTCTACGACTACTACAAGTCGAAGCACAACCGCGACAGCCTCGACGGCCGGGGCATGACCATCAACTCCCTGGTGGGCGTGACCAACGGCGGGCAGTCGTGGGTCAACGCCTTCTGGGACGGCTCCAAGATGGTGTACGGCTCCGGCGACGACGAGTACAAGCCGCTGGCCTCCGACGTCGACGTGGTCGGCCACGAGATGACGCACGGCGTCGTCGAGAACACCGCCAACCTGGTGTACGTCGGCCAGTCCGGCGCGCTCAACGAGGCCGTCGCCGACTACTTCGGCAACGCCATCGACACCAACTCCTCCGGCACCTCCATGGACGACCCGAACTCGGGCCTCCTGGGCGAGGACCTCTGCCGCACGCTGCCCGGCAAGGAGTGCGCGCTGCGCGACCTGAACGACGGCCGCACCACCTCCAAGGACTTCCTCGGCGTCTCCTACGACGTCGACAACGGCGGGGTGCACCTCAACTCGACGATCTTCTCGGGCGCCCTGTGGGACATCCGCCAGGACATCGACAAGGACCTCGCCGACCGCATCGTCTACAAGGCGCTCGCCGAGTACCTGACCCCGCTGGACGGCTTCACCGAGGGCCGCAACGCGGTCGTCGCCGCCGCCAAGGACCTCAAGGTCTCCGCGAAGGACCTGAAGGTCATCACGCGCTCCTTCAACGCCCACGGCATCGTCGCGGGCTGGGAAGACGCGCTGGGCATGGACTCCGACACGCTGCTCGGCAAGCTCAACACCTCGGGCACCGGGGCGGGCGCGGGCGGCGGCCAGTACGCCGTGTCCAAGTCGAACGACGACGGCTCCGAGCCGTACTCGGTCTACACGGGCCGCACCGACGGCAAGGGCTCGCCCAAGCTGGTCAGCCCGAACGACGGACGCTTCCACGTCTACCCGGCGACCGACGGCAAGAACGTCGTCTGGGCGGCCTTCGGCACGACCAGCATCGACGTCCTGGTCCGGCCCGTCGCGGGCGGACCGATCAAGAAGGTCTGGTCCTCCTCCACCGGTCTCCAGGGCCTGCGCATCGACGGTGACCTGGTCGTCTGGGAGGAGAACGACCCCTTCGGCGGGCGTCACGCCGCGTACAAGAACCTGAAGACGAACGAGCAGGCGTACGTCGACGGCGGCCGCTACCACCTCAGCTCGGCGCTTCCCTCCGTCAAGAACGGCAAGGTCGCGTACGCCAAGCTGTGGCCGGTGGGCGGTCAGTACAAGCTGGACGTCGAGCTCCTCGACACCGCGACCAAGAAGACGAGCGTCCTTCCGCAGAACGCCGCCGTCGAGGGTCTCGGTCAGACCGGCCTGTCCAAGACCCACGTGTCCTGGCTGGTGGACGAGGTCGCCACGGACGGCGGTCAGATGGCCGTACGCCGTGCCAACCTCGACGGCACCAAGCTCCTCGACCTGAGCCCGGAGACCGGCGCCAAGGCGCTCTACGCCTTCGACCTGACCGCCTCCGAGGAGGCCGTGACGGTCAACGCCTCGCTGCCCGACACGCAGTACCGCAACGAGACGCTGCCGAAGCTGTGGCAGTTCGACGCGGCGGGCATCCGTGAGGGCGAGCGGGTCTCCTGCAACCGGGGCGACCAGGTCGGCGCGTCGGCCGACACCGGCAAGCGCGTGGTGTGGATCGACGGCACGACCAGCAACACGGACCTGGTGGTCCGGGACCGCGCGGCGGGTCGTTGCTGA
- a CDS encoding TIGR03619 family F420-dependent LLM class oxidoreductase: MDIGITLPQYGTHARADLIASYARDAEEIGFDSLWVGDRSLTPVEPSDLYPGHTAENPYPEGFKRFVDPFVALSAAAAGTTRVRLGTSTLSAPWYPPLLLARSLTSLDLLSNGRLDPGFGIGWMRDEYTAVNADFSRRGAQLDEILDFLAAIWTQNPFSHTGRTWQVPTSYVDLRPARPGGPPVYLGGFSPAAMSRVGRRATGWVGAAMPDAGHSALWGIARKAAEDAGRDPDALRQLIRVNVRAGQSAEDIAATMRSVRAWGAEGAFVELQQAVREPGEALELGAKVRDLVLAG; the protein is encoded by the coding sequence ATGGACATCGGAATAACCCTGCCTCAGTACGGCACCCACGCCCGCGCCGACCTGATCGCCTCCTACGCCCGGGACGCCGAGGAGATCGGCTTCGACTCCCTCTGGGTCGGCGACCGCTCCCTCACCCCCGTCGAGCCGAGCGACCTCTACCCCGGCCACACGGCGGAGAACCCGTACCCCGAGGGCTTCAAGCGCTTCGTCGACCCGTTCGTCGCCCTCTCGGCCGCGGCCGCCGGCACCACCCGGGTCCGCCTCGGCACCAGCACCCTCAGCGCCCCCTGGTACCCGCCCCTCCTGCTGGCCCGCAGCCTCACCTCGCTCGACCTGCTGAGCAACGGCCGACTGGACCCGGGCTTCGGCATCGGCTGGATGCGCGACGAATACACCGCCGTCAACGCCGACTTCTCCCGACGCGGCGCACAGCTCGACGAGATCCTCGACTTCCTGGCGGCCATCTGGACCCAGAACCCCTTCTCCCACACGGGCCGGACCTGGCAGGTCCCCACCTCGTACGTGGACCTCCGCCCGGCCCGGCCGGGCGGCCCGCCGGTCTACCTGGGAGGCTTCAGCCCCGCCGCCATGAGCCGCGTCGGCCGCCGCGCCACCGGCTGGGTGGGCGCCGCCATGCCGGACGCCGGCCACTCCGCGCTGTGGGGCATCGCCCGCAAGGCGGCCGAGGACGCGGGCCGCGACCCGGACGCGCTGCGCCAGCTGATCCGCGTCAACGTCCGCGCCGGCCAGTCCGCCGAGGACATCGCCGCCACGATGCGTTCCGTACGGGCCTGGGGGGCGGAGGGGGCGTTCGTCGAACTCCAGCAGGCGGTACGGGAACCGGGCGAGGCGCTCGAACTGGGCGCGAAGGTGCGGGACTTGGTGCTCGCGGGCTGA
- a CDS encoding helix-turn-helix domain-containing protein, producing MHTAPRGAPWRTLVPLLATEAAEATKSAVAAEAAGAIGGTMLYQEFGTSSLPPEYRFVCVCAEVGRGAGPGSGPGGCTEVFAGRARLMTLGPVRLTAMALPAPGAGGCAKLLRSRNPAAFELNLVLDGTTKTPRDEVVGEPRAFTLHLPQDLVPLPRERIRELFARGLPPADSGMSRVLAHYVQTVAEEAPSLDARTAARLGATALDLAGGFFAEQLSVRERLPPGARQQVLLAAVTAFIEDNLAAPHLAPETVAARHRVSVRQLHQLFRHQPETVAARIRRRRLERCQQDLAAPHLSALPVYAVGARWGLTNATGFSRAFRAAYGMTPGEYRRLALRIHGPGTAPEGP from the coding sequence GTGCACACGGCTCCGCGCGGGGCCCCGTGGCGGACGCTGGTGCCTCTGCTGGCCACGGAGGCCGCAGAGGCCACAAAGTCCGCAGTGGCCGCAGAGGCCGCAGGAGCCATCGGGGGGACCATGCTCTACCAGGAGTTCGGCACGTCCAGCCTTCCGCCGGAGTACCGCTTCGTCTGCGTCTGCGCGGAGGTGGGGCGGGGGGCCGGGCCGGGCAGCGGGCCCGGCGGCTGCACGGAGGTCTTCGCCGGCCGGGCGCGCCTCATGACCCTGGGCCCGGTCCGGCTGACCGCCATGGCCCTTCCCGCGCCGGGGGCGGGCGGCTGCGCCAAGCTCCTGCGCAGCAGGAATCCGGCCGCCTTCGAACTGAACCTGGTGCTGGACGGCACCACGAAGACACCGCGCGACGAAGTCGTCGGCGAACCGCGCGCGTTCACCCTTCACCTGCCCCAGGACCTGGTCCCGCTGCCGCGTGAGCGCATCCGCGAGCTCTTCGCCCGTGGGCTGCCACCGGCCGACTCCGGCATGAGCAGGGTCCTGGCGCATTACGTGCAGACCGTGGCGGAGGAGGCCCCGAGCCTGGACGCGCGTACGGCCGCCCGGCTCGGTGCCACCGCGCTCGACCTGGCGGGGGGATTCTTCGCCGAGCAGCTGTCGGTGCGGGAGCGGTTGCCGCCCGGCGCACGTCAGCAGGTCCTCCTGGCCGCCGTCACCGCGTTCATCGAGGACAACCTCGCCGCCCCGCACCTCGCCCCGGAGACCGTCGCGGCCCGCCACCGCGTCTCGGTGCGGCAGCTGCACCAGCTCTTCCGTCACCAGCCGGAGACCGTCGCGGCGCGGATCAGACGCCGGAGGCTGGAGCGATGCCAACAGGACCTCGCCGCACCGCACTTGAGCGCCCTGCCGGTGTACGCCGTCGGGGCGCGCTGGGGCCTGACGAACGCCACCGGGTTCAGCCGGGCGTTCCGCGCCGCGTACGGCATGACTCCCGGGGAGTACCGGAGGCTCGCACTCCGTATCCATGGCCCCGGCACGGCCCCGGAGGGGCCTTGA
- a CDS encoding VOC family protein: protein MSVQLNHTIVFSRDNRESAEFFAHIMGLEVGGAFGPFVQVTLANGVDLDFATLPPSQDVFSQHYAFLVSEDEFDAIFGRIKAKGLEYWADPMRKQPGEINTNDGGRGVYFPDPAGHYLEIITVPYGGFKPDSRTQGSPPQES, encoded by the coding sequence GTGTCTGTTCAGCTGAATCACACGATCGTCTTCTCCCGTGACAACCGGGAATCCGCAGAGTTCTTCGCCCACATCATGGGGCTCGAAGTAGGCGGCGCATTCGGACCGTTCGTCCAGGTCACCCTCGCCAACGGTGTCGACCTCGACTTCGCGACACTGCCGCCCTCGCAGGACGTATTCTCCCAGCACTACGCGTTCCTCGTCTCCGAGGACGAGTTCGACGCCATCTTCGGCCGCATCAAGGCCAAGGGGCTGGAGTACTGGGCGGACCCCATGCGGAAGCAGCCCGGCGAGATCAACACCAACGACGGCGGCCGGGGCGTGTACTTCCCGGACCCGGCCGGTCACTATCTGGAGATCATCACGGTCCCGTACGGCGGCTTCAAGCCGGACAGCCGCACCCAGGGATCGCCACCGCAGGAGTCGTAG
- a CDS encoding helix-turn-helix domain-containing protein, with translation MIEGEELHSLGLGEVEGRVYEALLKERASRTTELSALLRLPGSRIDEALTSLEVSGFTVRTSDGTPHPAAPAAAIRTLIHRRQAELHIRSAELEQLMMSADRIAGRLTSHSPTASEGGIEIVTGRRQIGERAESLLASAEQEVVILDRPPYATSDDGRPDRPPALDIEALLDRGITVRAVIDREGLGFPGRMRSLTALAARGLRARVTSGVPTKLIGIDRRITLLPPTESADPRASALVVGDSLLRNALVPLFETVWDRSIPLSSSGTGPPSDPVSGQQRELLGLLAAGLKDEAIARRLGVHVHTARRRITRLLAALNAETRFQAGAQAATRGWLA, from the coding sequence ATGATCGAGGGGGAAGAACTGCACAGCCTCGGCCTGGGAGAGGTCGAGGGACGCGTCTACGAGGCCCTCCTGAAGGAACGGGCCTCCCGCACAACGGAGTTGTCGGCCCTGCTGCGACTCCCCGGCTCACGGATCGACGAGGCCCTGACCAGCCTCGAAGTCTCCGGCTTCACCGTCCGGACCTCGGACGGAACACCGCATCCGGCCGCGCCGGCCGCCGCGATCCGCACACTGATCCACCGCCGTCAAGCAGAACTCCACATTCGGTCAGCCGAGTTGGAGCAGTTGATGATGTCCGCGGACCGGATCGCGGGCCGTCTCACCTCGCATTCACCGACCGCGTCCGAGGGAGGCATCGAGATCGTCACCGGCCGGCGCCAGATCGGCGAGCGCGCCGAGTCGCTCCTCGCCTCCGCCGAACAGGAGGTGGTGATCCTGGACCGCCCCCCGTACGCGACGTCCGACGACGGCCGTCCGGACCGGCCGCCCGCCCTGGACATCGAGGCGCTGCTGGACCGGGGCATCACGGTCCGCGCGGTGATCGACCGGGAGGGCCTGGGCTTCCCCGGCCGGATGCGCTCCCTGACGGCGCTGGCGGCGCGCGGCCTGCGCGCCCGCGTCACGTCGGGCGTGCCGACCAAGCTGATCGGCATCGACCGCCGGATCACGCTGCTGCCGCCCACGGAGTCCGCCGATCCGCGCGCCTCGGCGCTCGTGGTGGGCGACTCCCTGCTCCGCAACGCGCTCGTGCCGCTCTTCGAGACGGTCTGGGACCGGTCCATCCCGTTGAGCAGCAGCGGTACGGGCCCCCCGTCCGACCCCGTGTCCGGCCAACAGCGGGAGCTGCTCGGCCTGTTGGCGGCGGGGCTCAAGGACGAGGCGATAGCGCGCCGCCTCGGGGTCCACGTCCATACGGCGCGGCGGCGCATCACGCGGCTGTTGGCGGCCCTGAACGCGGAGACCCGGTTCCAGGCGGGGGCCCAGGCCGCCACCCGGGGGTGGCTGGCCTGA